ACTGTTGGGTACAAAGATCGAGCACTTGCCAACATTATGGACGGTCTTGTTGATACTATGTGAGTCATCTCAGAGGATAGACGACTTTAGACTATGCCATCGATGGATGATCCGAATACCTCTTCATATTCCTAGCACACCTCATACCCTGACTTCTCGGACTTTGATCTTCTTGTAGATGATGCATCTATATCACTGAGGATAAGCGAGCCAGAAGACACATCATATTGATCTGATGAGCAGCATGTCGACCAACATAGGAGGGTCAGAGGCAGGGATCGACTGAGAATTTTTCGAGATAGACACCAGGCATATGTTGATAGGTCGAGCATACCATCACCTCCCGCCTCATCGATCGATACTGTGCCTGAGCCATCACGCCAGCGGCCAGAGATGACATGTGTTTATGAGAAGCGGATACGGAGGAGGCCCCAGTATCTTGATATATATGTCTCTCGATTGTTATGATActtgtatatttttttcttactaaaaaaatttggaatcaTCAATTATTGGAttacattattttaaaattaatttataaattttttttaacctgAAAGCACATGTTATATTTTTTGTTAGTTacgtaaaaaattaattattgatcttGATACAAGTTATATGGTTAAAGTTTGAGATTGTCCATCATTTCTAAGATATTCGGTCATGTTAATTATAAACAAAGTTAgagaaatttgaatttatatcTCAAGAaagtatatttaatataataatataatatgatactatatagtaatatatatttatataatataatataatatattataatataataatatataataatataatatattatatattgatatttataatatatataatatatctaatattatattatatataatattatattatataatacaataatgtataataatataatatcatatattaaatattgatatttattatattttatactatattattatatataataatataatataatatatattatattatattaaaataaaatattaatataatataatatcctaatatattatattatattataataatatacaatgataaaataatataattatatattaatataatatattactatataatttataatattattattatatattatacattatattatattaacataaaatattaatataatataatattataatataatattataatatataatattatatatatgtaatttGCTTATAGAGTCATCCTATCATAAGTCGTTCTATGGTAAGGTGACTCATATTGTCCGATCTATCCTTTTAAATTGATGCAAAGAATgatttcaacataaaaaattatcgTACCATCGGTTGACTTCCGTTCGAATAGTATTTTGGTTAATATTTTTGAATGAGCATCATTTTTATAATTACtttttaattagatattaaatCGATAAAAATTCAGCATTAGCTCGGAGAGATCATTGCGTAAACATAACAGTGTCGCTTAATTCACGAATAGATATCCGGTATCGTTGGTTCAGTTTCCTAATGGACCCCAATCTTTATGAGAAGCACTAGTGGACCTAATTCATGTCCAGAAATCCTGATCCAACAAGATTCAGCTTTATTGCTGATGCGTCAAACCGCCGATGATTGGTATAATGGGATCCAATGCCGGTCACGGTAGAACCGACCTAAGATGACAACCAGAGCCGCAGGCCTTTGGGAGATGGTTGAGTTGAGCTTGACTGTGCTCCCACACCATACACAAGCAGCGAAGCGGACTCTTTCGGCCCTCCAATCAATTAGCTTAACGATTCTCAACCGTTCATTATCGGTTTCCTCGTTGGACGTCATGATCATACTTTCGGAGCTTACGCGGCTCCCACATCTGATCTCATCGGATCGGGTCGGATCAGCCGGGTTGTCTCATGCTCCTCCCGTTGCTGTACAAGATGAACTGTCATGTTGTCATTGGCGCAGCATGTGGGACCGTAAGTCAGTTTACCGGGCCCCCATGACAGCTGTTACCTGGCCCACCTCTTCTTCCGATAGTGACTCGACACGTACCGAACAGCGTTGTGAGCTGCACGAGAAATAACGACGGGGGTGCGCGGACGGGAGCAAGAGGACGTCCGCAAACGACGCGCGCGTACGTGGCGGACGGGCGATGCGAAAAAGCGCGAGGAGGGGAGCCTCGAAAGGGCTTTTGACGTAGGATGGTCCCATCGGAGTATATTCGGAGGAATGTTCTTGTACCTCTCTTCTGTCTTCTGAGGCCGCGCACATTTGATCCGTCTCTTCGTCCCCCCCaaccataaaaaaaaaacaacaggGTTCCCTCTATGATGAGTCGCTTccgattttttctttgtttttttttgccTTACTTTATTTCCTCTTGCAATAGTTGCAATGACTCAAATATCCCTAAGTTACTCGGTTTTGTGGTTTCTAAAATGTTCCTAATTTTTTTAACGATTGGTGGTGATCGGTGGACGAGCAATGCGTACTCATAAGATGCAAAGCCACCAATGTTGGTGAGATGAGGAACGTTAAGAAATGAAGAATTTGTATTCATATAATTATTTTGAATATAGAGATATTAATACTTAGCCGTTTAATCTATTTTACTTGTTTCAACTTATTATAAATTgagataaattatatatttaataaaaatgattagatttgaatttttttttatctatttaacaAATAGTTCAAATTAATAGATTTTTTATCTATCATATATCCAGGCAGATCCCTATCTTATTCAATCCAACTTGATTGCCATTCAACCAAATCAAAATCATTCAGCTTACTTATAATAGAAATCTCTACTATAAATAATAGTATGTTTTATGCAAAAGTAATTAACTTCTAGTGTAAATCATACTAAagaacaaaataatatttatgctaatattaaaaaaatgttCAATTTGACTTGAATATTGACTTCTGAATGGTtgtctaaaaaataaatatatttcaactagatatttttgttctaaatcatatttcaaaaaaaaatttatataacatATTTATGTCATGACTTCCTATAAAGGCCTCCCTACCCGTCATCAATGACAATAACCTTTTATCCTTTTAGAATTAACATTGTATCTGATAACTTTATCACGTCATTCCATGATTGATTGAGATGTGATGATTCATTATTTTTGCACACTTGATGCATAATCCATGACATAAAATTTCATGTAGAATAATGAATTGGTGAAAAGAGCAATACTACATAAGCAGGTGATTTAGTAAATTTCTTTCCTCCTCATAGAGATTTGTTATGGAGGAAAACCTGTAACCAAGCCATGACCTTTCATTTTAGATATGGATTGTTAAGACACAATGTCTAGATGTATCACAATATTTGTCAAATTCAATGATCATAACagcatttttttttccaaattgcTATGGTGGAGGCTTGATAATTATGTGGACTATGAAgattgttaataaaaaaaaatcattacaaaTATATCACTTGAATGGAAATGAAATGTTATATAGGATGACTCTTTTTTAGCTTTGGCCAGTTTCAGTAATATATATATCTTATAAAAGCAATCATAATGCACACaactacataaattttttttgttcctATCTAGAGTGTGCAAAAAAAAGAGTGGTGACAATTCAAAAGGTAAGAAATAAATAGGTATATAGATGTACTGTCAATATTAGAGCAACCAAAAAGAtggtaattgaaagaaaaatatgagaatagTATGGATCGAGATGCCCTGGCTTTTAAGGACTTTCGCTACTATCATACATCATTTGAAGAAGATGGGTCTAGAAAAGGATAAGAATGTAGCATGTACTACATACATTAGTAGAAATCTAAGTTAAACTAACATTACTTAAGGTAGAGAGCTATCGATAAGATAAGCTAAAATAAAATACATTGATAAGTTGGATTATCGAAAGATCTTATAgagtataattttattaatttatactaAATATAATAATAGCCCACTCTGATTGATGTTGTCCATATTTGGCCTCCACTTCTACTGGTTCTAACAATTTATGCACTACTATGCAGATTCATTAGCATGATCATTCTGCACGTATTGTTAAACTGATGATCATATCTTATTGACCTTGACTCATCCAACATGTTTGCATTAGCCTTTTCTTTATTAGGCTGATAATTCTATTTTCATCCCTTAAGATTATCTTAGAGATCAACTCATTTGTTTCAATTTATGTCTTCTATAGGCCATCTaagcaaatatatatatcttGTATAGTGATTGATCATTACCAAATCTTGATCTTTCGATTTGCTCATCATCACTATGACTAAATTCTACCTCTTCAATCTATACCTCCATAGGTAGGATTTGTCATTGCTAGCCCAATAAGGGTCATTTGACTTCTATTTGCCTTTACTTCATCTAACCCTATCCACATGCTGCTAATCAATAGCCTCCAGTTAAGTTATTAGGATTGGGTGTAATCAATGCCTTACACATCTCGTCGATCAAAAATCAAAAGGCTGATAAGAATTCCTTGGTACCTATAGAGTAGCAATCTGTGGTTATAATCTCGATCAATTAATCAATTTTTGCCCTTTTACCAAAACATCACTTCTACCTTTGATAATCCTTTTGTATCTTTTTCGATCCCTTTGAGGCTTATACTTTTGCCATATGTCTTCCTTCATGGAATATTCCTCAATGCCAAAATGGATTGCAAATTGTTCAAAGGATCTTTCAAATCTATGGGGATTTGACTTTATCATCTATATTAATAGGAGTGTTAGTTTTTCTTTTGGTAAGACGTACATCTTCTCTATAAATAGATTCTACATCTTTCTCTTTGATGttcatctctcttctttctcctgacTATCCTAATGCCTCCTCCTGATTTTCTTTCACTTATCATGGTAAACGAAATTAAGTATTGGTCGAAACAATCTTTTTGTTTTGATCAACCAACTTCAAACTAATTTGTCAAATCAGAATCCCATCATAAATTAGGGTATCATTGCAAATAGATTTCATTATCAAATTGGAATACTATCACCACCAGCTTGCTAATTGGTTGAGACCTTCCAATTCGGCAAGTCGATATTTTTTCAACTGAATTCGATTATTCTTGTgccctcatctttttttttttggctgattcAAGTATAGCCTTTCATATTTCTGCTCCTATCAATTGTATCTGTACTAAAACTATAAGCCCATTACACTCATTCTATCTTATAATGTATGACGAAATGTGATGACAGAACATTAGATCAACTTGAAGCTTCATTAGGCCTACAATAGTGAAAGATTTATTAGCCTTAAGTTTGGAGTAAAGTGAGCACCATGAGAGCATCAGTTCAATTGGTTTTATACTCATACTTGTATAACTATATTAGCTAAAAGTAATATAATAGCATGACCTTTGAAATTTGTATTTTCCTGCATCCCTCTTATATTGTAAGGtaatatttcttaaaatttttctcatGAATGGCTTAGCCATCAATATTCCTTAGAGTTCAGCTCATCCCTTGATAGATCAAGTTGATGATCTTCAATAtagactaatcaaaatttttgacaTTTATCATCCTTGGATGCATATACATCAATCTAAAATAACCTACACACTTGGAAGGACCAACTCACATCCCTAGGGACACAATTGAACAATATTTGCTGAGAGATACAATTTCTACAAAAAGAATAAGCAAAGCTTAAACACAACAATAAAGAGAAACTTATGATCCTAGATTCTATTTGAAAATATCTAAAAGGCTGTAACTCTAAACTTCCAACACTCTTCGACAAGTTAGTCACCTCGGAGCGAACATTCAAAGCTCTCCAAAAGGAGTGAGAAAAGCTACAAAGAGCTATGAAACACCTATAGAAAAAAATCCATCATAGTAAGGCATTATTAATTGTATTAGCTTTTTAGCCAAAACTTTAGTATAATTCCTTCTTACTAGATAATATATTATACTCTTTATTTTTTCcactttcaaattaaatttatactTTTTCGACCTTCCagcaaattttttatatgataccaAGATCCGTAATATCCATAATCTATATGAGGATCTTTAATCTCGATTAATTATGCTCCATACCTTATAGCATCTTCATGCATAATTGAGATGATAATGCCCCTCGATATAAAACTTCAATGCGTATGATATCCAAGTGAGGCATAGCTTTTTCTTTTGACATAGGTGCCTCATAGCCTTTGTGACTATAAGGTCGTCACACTACTATCCATCTACAAGAAGACGGTCGATGTCCTCTATCGAAGTGTGCATCTCAGTCCAATTCGACCTCTTGTGCATGATTTTATTATCTCGAATAAAAGTTTTCTAGGATGTCACATAATTTTCAGTCACATTTTCTTGACTAGCCGAGTTTAAGTCATTGAGTGTAAAGAAATTGGCATTCTGCTTCAAAGACTAACAGGCCAAATAACCTTTTTCAATTTTTGGATCGGCCAAGTTGACCACAGTCTGCATCACCACATGTTGTGGTTGGAGGTTCTGGTCTTCAATAATAGAATCAAGCTTCTCTACTTATTCTGTTATCACTTTCAaaaccatccgatcatgctcTGCCAATGGCTTCAATATGATAGTTGCTTGGCATGAGAACATTTTCAACATGTTACTTCAATTTTCCTCCAAATAAAACTAAAGTCGTATAACCACTTCCTAAAAATCTAATAAAAGATGAGTCGATATCATCTGGCTAGTATCCATTGTCTTTGCGGTAGTATCATAGAAAACTAAATTAATATTACTTTCAAGGTAAACTGCTACAGATAGGATAAAGCGAAGAtaagataaaatatattaataaattggATTGTGAAGGATCCTACAAAGTATAATttgacttatttatactaaatatAATAATTGCCAACTCTAATGATTGTTATTCATAGTTGGCCTCTATTTTTGGTGCTTTTAATAATTAATGATATTTACCTTTTACTACTCACATTCATTAGCATGGTCACTCTGCACCACTTATGAAATCGATGATCATCTCTTATCGGCCTTGGCTCATGCAATGTGCTCCTATTAGCCCTCTCTTTATTTAGCCTATAATGCTATCTTTAGTACTTAGGGAATCTTGGAGACTGATTTTATCATCTTGGTCTATACCTTCTGTCGACCATCTAGATGAATATATATGCCTTATAATGTGACTATGGCCAAGTCTAAATCTTTTGACCTCCTCATTATCACCGTAGCCAAATTCTATCTCTTTGATATGTATATACAACTATCACATAATGCTTGTACAAGACTTCCAACAAAATTGTTGGGCAGAGTGTAAACACTTTCTAATACACTTAGCTTTCGGCATAAATAGTTCGATAAATCTAAAATAGATATGTTAATTCATCATTCAATTAAGCAATTAGATCTTTTTAATTATGGGTCATATGAGATGATATCACGGGCACTTTTTGTCAAACCCTTCCTAgactctaaaaatttatattgtaAGCAATATAAACATGAAATTCGTAGCAACAAGTAATGAGATTAACATATAGTGTAAAATAGGACAAATACTGTGAACCGGCACGTAGCTAACAAAATAgtctatagcaagcaaaatacaTTTTAGATGTCACGagcatatgtaagatttatataAATTAATGCACACATTTCTACTCAAGGCCATCTGGCTTCATTTTGTTTATCCTTTATGAATGGCCTCTAAAAGTTAGGACATTTGAATTTTCAAATGGAGTTGAATCAAGTAGTGCAAACAAGGCATCAATTTGTAATAAAGTACATGCATGATTCATGCTAGGACGTAAAGGGCGACCAACATGTTTCTTGGTTCGCTCTCTCTTGCACGTCAAGGATCCCAAAATGTAATTAAGATGTTACGAGAATATATAAGATTTATATAAATTAATGCATATTTCTACTCATCTAAGCTCaattttattcattttttatGAATGGTCTCCAAAAGCTAGAGCACCTGGAGGACCAACATGTTTCTTGGTTCGCTCTCTCTTGCACGTCAAAAACTCCAAGTTTGACAAGGATCCCAACTTCCTCCAATGGTGAAAAACCAACCGAGCCCGTAATCGTCATTCCACCGATTTGAACGCACTTTTCTCTTAACTCGGCAATAAATTAATGAACACGAAAACATACAACGAATCTATATATTACTAGGTGCAGAAAACCGACTCCCCTCGTCTCCCCCACCCCCCCGGCCCACACCGGATTCCAGCTATTTCCTTTCAACGGCTCCCGCTGTGACGTGCCGACCAAACAAGTTTGGAGATGGGCGAGCAGAAGATTCTTGAGGAGaaattggaggaggaagagaagaaggatcAAGAAGTTCTGGGCCAGAGTACGGTGGCTTTGGCGGCGGCCGAAGCACGAGAAGGCGGCGACGAGCTCTTCGTCCCGCCGCTGAATTTCGCCATGGTGGAGGACGGCGTCTTCCGCTCGGGCTTCCCGGAGACCTCCAACTTCAATTTCTTGAAAACCCTGAAACTCCGCTCCATCATGTGAGACTGAATTCCGTTTCCTCCAACTGCACCTGCATTGCCTTCGTTGCCGCTGCTCCAATCGGTTTTTTCCTTTGTGTTTGATGAAATATTAGGATGTTCTTGATTCTAGTGTTGTTTCTGTTGGGGGTTTTGGATTCAGATATCTTTGTCCGGAGCCGTACCCAGAGGAGAACAAAGAGTTTCTTAAGTCGAATGGGATCAGGCTGTTCCAATTTGGGATCGATGGTTCCAAGGTACttgtttctccttcttttctGATTGATGTTGGATCTTGATCTTGGAATCTCTGCAATCGGGTTTAGATTACCAAGTTTTTTATGGGCATTAACATTAGTATCAAGATGATCTGGAGTTAAAGTTCTGGCTAGGCTTGTGATGCTGGCACGCCAGACGTGTATTTGGCTATGCGGTATTGCTTGCGTGCATGTTCGTCTCTGTCATCCTCTTCTTTCAACCAAAGCTTAGacttatttgattatttagtgTGCTAAAGTTATACCTGACTAGTCTTATAGCTTGTGATATCGGTCTCTCCATTGTTCTGATGGtaacattattatttttttgtgttGTATTGGCGCCACTTTCGTCATCATCTGTTTCGGTCATCCCTCTGTCCTTTTAGTTCATCAATTGAATACGAGCTTCCCCccatctctcctctctttttgttCGGTCTGTCCCTGTTTCTCCTCCGTGATTAAACATCTCACTCGTTTTCCATCATGTTATTCTCAACTGCTTTTCAATACTTATCTTTGCTGATATGGATCGATGATTGCATAACATTTGTAGAATTGCTTCACCATTATATCTCTGTTTTCTAAAATATCTTTGGGTTGATTAATTGAGCACAGGAAGTCACACTCATTCAAGTCGCATCAGCTAACACTGCATAATCATAAAATGACGTACAGGTAGCTTCCCATTTCCTCCTAAGGAAAAAACATGTAGCCAGCTTCCTTATTCAAAATTGTGGTGGTTGACACATCACCAACAAATAAAATAATGAAGTAAATCACTAATATGTGGCTTCTTGTCTAAACCATGATACAACATCGTCAACAAATGAACACTCACCAGCCTCTGCATATATACTTTTCGTGTTGTCTTTGCACCCTCGTTCTGTTACAGGTGTCACTGATATTTGCTTTTGTGCCTCTTCCTTCACCTTTACAAGTTAGTTTAGTTGTTAGTTTGTGGCATGCCTTTTTCAAGTTGAATTACAGGCATGCTTAGGTTTCTCCACTTTACCATGAATCTTGTACATCACATATTTGAGCAGGACAACCTCAAAAGGAACCTCCTCCTTGTAAACGAAAATAATTTCTCTTAGATCTTTATTTCAGTCAGTTAACAAATGCAGTCTTGATAGAAATATAGTACAGAGGTCAGAATATATGGCACTACTAAAAATCTGCCTAAAAGCAAGCTTCCATTAATTGTTTCATTGTTAATATAAATTTCGTCAAGATATTGGACACCTGTATATTATACAAGAAGAGTCATGTAGAACTTTCAAAATCCATTTTCTAGgccaattttttaaattttatatttttctacagCCAAATTAAAATTGTTCTTCCAGCTTTTAGGTAGCAGGGTTTCATTCATTCAATTGGCAGAGTGCTGAAGAATGTTCATGATCTATATAAAGTATGTAATATCTTTGGTAACAGGTAGTATGAATACAACTATCATAAATAGGGGCAAGAGCAATATGAGGAGTAAATTAACAATTGATTTTTGTACAAATGGAGTTTTTATAATGTAACTATATCTAATATGATAAAACCAATATAGGTGTTAAAGAAATCAATATAGCATAtgcaagaaaaggaaaaaaatgcacAAGAAGCCATGAAGTCCATGAGGTTCAATAACAAGATGCCAATATTTGTTGGTAAAGCTAGCAAGTGATTCCACTATAATGAATAGCTTCCAAAAATACCAGCTCACCCACTTGGTTCTTCTGAAGGTTCGCAAATCAATACCGTGACCCATACTAGTCGGGTATTGGGTCGGTACAATACTGTATCATACCATACTAACACATGGTATGGTTCCTGTTCCAAATCGAACGGCCAAACTGACCTGGTTCTGCAGTGATTCAGGTCCGTGCACCCCGAACCGGTGCTCACACATATGCACTATTATTGGCTTATTTGATTGTGTTTTCTATATTGTTCTTTTGTCAGCACCTTTTTCTGATTCCCTCTTCCATTCATTTTTTGTTGATGAATTCTTGTTGTTTGTCAACCTTGGATATCTCTATTATGCTGTCCTGCTTGATGCACCAAATACATTTGCTGGATGGACTGCAGTCTAACAGCCACTGTTTACCTCACATTTCTTGGACAATGTTAAGACCAATCCAGACCTTTAAATTTAAGTACCTTCTTAATTGCTTTTGCTATTGCCATAGATAGCATGCTTGTATAATAGCTTGCAGAATGGATTTCTGCTTGACTTGTACGTGGGTAAGATGGACATATATTTCATTATGTATCTTCTACTAAGTTATCTCTGGGGAATCAAATTCTTGTTAATCTCTAGGGCTCAGACAAGATGCTTGGGTCAACTGTGTCCTTCATGTAATCGGTTATTTACTGTTTTCAGTCTATCCCAAACTTCCTTAGCCTACCTAGCAATGATCACTTGATAAGAGATGCCCAATGCTGAATAAGTTGATGCTTATATCCAATAACATCATTGTCATACAAAATTCTGAGAGTACAAGCCTGTCTCCTTTGTCGTTGATTAAAACTCTAAAGATAATTTTATGTTTTGAGGCATTGGATTTTCACAGGAGAATCCCTTAATGTACGCCCCATTCCATAGTCTAATTATGCAAACTCTTTGAAAATAGCATAATGCCCCATGGCAACAGTCTATCTTCCTCTGCATATGAGGATTTTTCCTGGCAGCTATGATCTATTTAACAGTAACCTTCTTTCTTATGATGGATGCTTATCTTTTGTATTTGACTCATTCTTTTAGTTGCTATGATTGTATATGTACAACAAAAGCAAGGCAAGATGCAATTGTGGATCAAGGAAATATTGTAAAGTCATAATGGATCTAGTCTAATGGTGATCATGGTGCCTGGAACTGGAAGATATCTTATTTGGTGGAACATCTAACATGAAAAATCAAAGACAAGGCACCAAAATCATTCAATAAAGCTGGAGGTGAATGGTGATTATTCATTTAATCAAGGACAACTTGTTTAAGCGTCTGTTTTGTAAAGTGTCAAGGTTAGTTGTGGTATTTCTGGTCGTAAACTTGTAGTACTGGGGTTGTATTTAGGTTTTATTATATGGTTGGTTTTAAAACACTATTTAGAGTAGGATAGGGCGATTGTCTAGGTTTCCTCCTTACATACCAGTTAGATTGGAATATCTTAAAATTATTAGGCGTAATTATGGAACTCTATGTATTTTTTCTGTTTGCATTTCTTTTTTGTGCAGATTAGTCTCTTTAGAGAAGCCACTCAACCTTAACTTAGTGATGAAAGGAATCCTTGTCTCCTTAGGAGAACAGCTCCTTGTTTTCACCtatcctttctttttcttagtaGAAGGAGACCTTTCCTCTTTTACTTTGTATTCCCTAAGCTACGAGGAACCATATTGACCTATATATCAGGTACCAATGATGTATCATTAGGTTTTGTTGTTTCAGTAAGTTAAGTGGTTTTGCTTATTCTTCTTCCATGTTGTTAACTGTGACTTGAAGGTGCAACTATACAACCCAAGATTTGATATTAGGCATTATTGATTGTGTGATACCCTCAAAACAACTCTTGCAACTCCAAAGGTCAGGCAATCTGGATGCCTTAGCACCATAGACATTTGGGAGCTTGATCATAATGGAGCAAAAGGCTACCTAACAATATAGGCTGGCATCTACCCCACAAGTTAGATGGACACTACGGGTGGATGATcctgcaaaatagactaggaTGAGGCCATAGAGCCAAAATTGCATGTGGCGGATTGGTTTCATCATCTGAAATGCAACAAAAATCTCACCCATCCTAAGGTTGAATTTGTAAAGCGGAACACAGCCAGCAAGATGTGAGCTAGAACCATCAAAATACGCATGATTGAGGTGAGAAACAAAGGTACAAAAGATCATCATAGAATTAAATTTCAAATATGTTAACAATAGGTACATAAAGGTGTTGA
Above is a genomic segment from Elaeis guineensis isolate ETL-2024a chromosome 1, EG11, whole genome shotgun sequence containing:
- the LOC105039094 gene encoding inositol diphosphatase DSP4; this encodes MGEQKILEEKLEEEEKKDQEVLGQSTVALAAAEAREGGDELFVPPLNFAMVEDGVFRSGFPETSNFNFLKTLKLRSIIYLCPEPYPEENKEFLKSNGIRLFQFGIDGSKEPFVNIPEDTIREALKVVLDVQNHPLLIHCKRGKHRTGCVVGCLRKLQRWCLTSVFDEYQHFAAAKARITDQRFMELFDISSLKHLSTSCTGLEKSSVA